The following is a genomic window from Tetrapisispora phaffii CBS 4417 chromosome 12, complete genome.
ATAGGAACGACATCGGAAAGTGCAGGCGCTTGAGGAAGGACGTCTGCAACGAGACGCTTATCTTTGACTTTGATTTTGATGCAAGCACCAGGAAACAGGATCATATAACTAGTACCTCCCACACAGGAATGCACCCAGTATCATCGGAAATTTCTCTAGGCGTGTCCATCTCGTCGACATCCAGTGTCGATCTAGGGTCCATTTGTGCTGAGGAGACTACCAATGATAGCGAGGATGCTCTTCTCAAGAATTGCAACCAGCTGTTTTACTACGATTCTCACATACAGTCGCAACTGCAAGAAATTGagaaatttatcaaaaatgaCATTATCAAGAATGCCATAGTGCAAGAGGAACACACTCTGGACATGAATCTCATTGAGTTCGATAAAATGCATCATTTCATACAACTCCAGAAGGAAAACATGCTCCAGATACAGGACGAATTCTCAAAAACAATACACGAAGACGATCTATTGACTAGATTCAATGAAAACGACAAGGACTCGTTCATATCGAGGACAAAAACATCTCTTGAAGACTACACAAACAAGTTGGCATTGTTAgaaaaaagattttatGTTTGCAAGGACAAAATCGACCAGCATAAAGAAAAACTCAAACATTTAGAAATGATACTAAGGGTTCAAGATGCAGAACTTCAAGAAAAATACAATTgtatcttcttcaaatacaaaaaagTACGTTACGTTCTATTCGACCTCTTTTCCTTActattgatatttatattattgttcaATTTGTATACTTTATAACCATTCTATATATTCCTTACTTAAATAACACAGATGTTTCACTATGGCAACTTTCAGCTCATCGCATTTTTCTTGCAAGCTTAAAACTGAGACCAGTTATATTTAAGGAAACCGACTACGTTTGTAACTTATAAAGAAGAGGCTTTCAGTATTTACAAGAAGCAGAAGTAACCACTAACTATGCCATGTACTATTGCCACGCTTACTGTGGCCAACAATGTTTTGTTGCCGTTAAGGATCCATGTGAATAGGAAACAGCTGCTTCAAAATATTGCGAATTCTTCCTCAGATGAAAAAGACCCCATATTTGAAGCACCATTGCTAGCAAATAACTCAATAATACAACTGAAGGCTCCTCTAACTAGGATATATCTGTCGAATAAAGACTTGACAGACCTGTGCAATGAGATCAAGTACGATCTACTGTTCATCGTTTACGATTTAACCTCAAAAGAAGTTATGGACCATGATCTCAGAATCGGTAAAGTAATaagttttcaaaatgatATAGTAGAGAAGCATTACATGAAGGATGGTGAAATGGTAAACGATATGATCAAAAACTGTCATATCGAATCGATTGTTAGaatatcaaaattcaaGTTGAAAATATCGTACAAGCACAATTGGGAATTAAGCATCTTTATAAAAAGCTTGAAACAACTCACGGAAATCAGAAATTACTTGCTGTTTAAGAATTTCCCAACCCACTTTGATGAGATCTCTACAGAACATATGGTTAATACAGGCATGGTTTCTGTCAAGAACAACAAGCGTATTCTATTAACAACAGTTCAGGAGCAGGCTCCAGAAAACCCAGTAATCCTACTGGAAGGCAGTGACAATGAATCTGGATTTATACACGAACATATAACAGAAGATACGAAACCtacaataaattataaataccAACCATCGATAACATTACCAGAATGTATCGAAATTCATGTTTTGAAAAGGCCAAGAAGACATAGAGCGTAGGAACCACCCGGGTTCTTTGGATAGATCAGAATGCTATCATCCAAGTTCTCTCAATGGCTTTGAATAAAATCGAAGGTCACTTAAAATCTTGCTTCCAATGATTTAACTACCTTTAGCTGATGATGAGCTGTGTGTCTTAAACTGCGTGTATTACCTTACACCAGAATATCACTGCTAACGAACTAGTAGCAATTTTTTGGTTCAATAATGCTTAATGAACAAAGATCTTAATGAATAGCTATTAGTAACCAACAATGACTTAGTAAAACAGATCCAAGTGATTGCTAAGTTATCAATAGTTCTACCAtgtaattattattctaACTAAAATTGTGTTAGAATACGTTTAATTTGCTTTTGTTTCGTTTCAAATATTGGTCGATTTCTGGTTACTTGAAAAATCCAAGTGTTGCTTATTACGAATCACATAGTCATCTGATCACATTAAACATTTTAGATATGAGTAGTCAAGCTGAAGTTATTGCCAGGAACGCTCGTAAAGCTGGTAATGTGTTGAAAGTGTTATCTGATGAGCAGagaatattcattttaCACAAGATTCATGATGCCTTAAAAGAGAATGCGGGTGCCATTAAGGTTGCTAATGAGGTCGATTTAAAGGTCGCTAATGAAACAGGTATAAAGCCATCGTTGATAAAGAGATTAGATTTATTCAAAGGTGATAAGTTCGAAATCATGTTACAAGGGATTCAAGAAATTGCCGAATTAGAAGATCCAGTGGGTAAAGTTTTAATGGCAAGAGAACTTGACGAAGGTTTAACTCTGTACAAAGTCACTGCTCCAGTAGGTGTATTATTGGTGATTTTTGAATCGCGTCCAGAAGTTATTGCCAATATCACAGCCTTGGCTATAAAGTCAGGTAATGCTGGTATCTTGAAAGGGGGTAAGGAATCTGTTAACACTTTCAGAGAAATGTCAAGAATCATAAATGACTGCATCGAAAAATATGAACCTGAATGTCACGTTCCAGTCAATGCTGTACAATTGATCGAAACTAGACAAGATGTCTCTGATTTATTGAATCAAGACGACTACATTGATTTAGTTGTTCCTCGTGGTTCTAATGCATTAgttaaacaaataaaaaataatactaaAATCCCTGTT
Proteins encoded in this region:
- the TPHA0L00380 gene encoding uncharacterized protein (similar to Saccharomyces cerevisiae FRT2 (YAL028W) and FRT1 (YOR324C); ancestral locus Anc_7.69), with protein sequence MLGPGDPGNPADSGQVSCESHSFNLNKKRMVKRFLNNMKPYGDIDEDLYEAVTKFGRERRPGRHWHGVQRYRNDIGKCRRLRKDVCNETLIFDFDFDASTRKQDHITSTSHTGMHPVSSEISLGVSISSTSSVDLGSICAEETTNDSEDALLKNCNQLFYYDSHIQSQLQEIEKFIKNDIIKNAIVQEEHTLDMNLIEFDKMHHFIQLQKENMLQIQDEFSKTIHEDDLLTRFNENDKDSFISRTKTSLEDYTNKLALLEKRFYVCKDKIDQHKEKLKHLEMILRVQDAELQEKYNCIFFKYKKVRYVLFDLFSLLLIFILLFNLYTL
- the SAW1 gene encoding DNA-binding protein SAW1 (similar to Saccharomyces cerevisiae YAL027W; ancestral locus Anc_7.70), with the translated sequence MPCTIATLTVANNVLLPLRIHVNRKQLLQNIANSSSDEKDPIFEAPLLANNSIIQLKAPLTRIYLSNKDLTDLCNEIKYDLLFIVYDLTSKEVMDHDLRIGKVISFQNDIVEKHYMKDGEMVNDMIKNCHIESIVRISKFKLKISYKHNWELSIFIKSLKQLTEIRNYLLFKNFPTHFDEISTEHMVNTGMVSVKNNKRILLTTVQEQAPENPVILLEGSDNESGFIHEHITEDTKPTINYKYQPSITLPECIEIHVLKRPRRHRA